In Acomys russatus chromosome 16, mAcoRus1.1, whole genome shotgun sequence, the DNA window AAAGGACCTGTGACCTCGTGCTGCTTAGCAAGTGCTCTACAGCTgagctgtcccctccccctcggTCCTCAAGAGCATAGCATGAAGCACACCAGGCTGAATAGCAGAGCTACGGGGCCCCTTTGTACAGAAGACTCGAGCTGAGGAAAGTAGCGCTTTTCCTTTGTCTGCACTGACTCAGCCCTGCTCTCTGTAGCCTCCTCTCCAGGCCACCCAGCCTTCCCGGAAGATGGCAGTCCATCTCCGGTCCTTGCCTTCGCTGCCTCCCCTCGGCCCAATCACAGCTATGTCTTCAAACGGGAGCCCCCAGAAGGCTGTGAGAGAGTGCCTGTGTTTGAAGAGGCCACCACGTGAGTACATCCCACGCGTGAGGCATGTGAGGGAGGGACAGCACGGAGGGTGAGCCCATGTTATCCCACATGACAGGCCCTTCTTCACTCTCCAGTCTTTCCAGCCTAGAGGTGTTGTCAACATCAAGCCATCAGGCGCGCAAATTTTCCATGATCAAACTTGTTGACATTACCTACTCTGAGCACTTAAATCTTTGCTTATCATTATCTCCATAGAAACCTGCTTTCTGCCCACATGCCAGCCACAAGCACAGTGGGAGCTGGAGGGGAAAGAGATCTGAAACCTAagccttttgtttcttctatttttttttttttcaccatccCTGGGGAAAATGTGAGGACTTGCTAAACcataatcagagagagagagaaaaaaagggagggagggaggcagagacagacagacagacagagaatgaatATATGAGGGGGGGAATATATGAATGCACCAGTATTTCTTTACCCCCTTGGCTGTTCAGTTCTAGTCTTGTGAACTTCCACAGAGAAATGTCTAATTCTTGCAAGAAAGAAGTTTGGAATATTTTCCAGTCATCCTGGATGGTTCAGAGGCCTTCCGCTAATCTCTCTGCCATCTGTGTGGGTTGAGGACGGCCCTTCCAGAGGCTGCCCCAGGCCCCTTTGCAGGCCCGGGAGAGCTTGCTCTATTTTCTCCTGCAGCTTTATGTTCACTTGGGCAGATTCACACTGGAAGTTGTGGCTTTGATAGCAGCCAGGAAGTTTAGTCATGGTGTGGGAGTGAAGATTCGGCTAGGTCTGGGCTTGGGGCACTGAGGGTACCGTTTGTATCTCAACTGAGGGAGAGGACAACCATGGTGGTAGGCATtctgggggaggaaaaaaacccaccactgTCGGCAGGCTGTTGTTACTGTTCCCACTGCTGCCTGGTGTTCTTCCGGGTGCTGTCCTCTGAAGAGGCTTTTCCCCTAGCGTATGCAGTCTGGGCCCTTctagcctccctccctcaccGTAAGCACAGGTGGAAGTGAGGCGGGGCCTGGTCCTCATGCTGTCGCAGATCCATGAAGCTAGAGACAGGCTCTCACAGTCATCTCTGGCTTCACACTGGGCTTTCTTCATTTCATCAGCCTTCCTACTGGGACGTctcttatgtatatatatttctatattgagGAGTAGAACCCAGGGGTTGGCACCTTCACCCTAAGCCCAAGAGAGATTTTTAGTTGTCATAACTAGAGAGAAGAGGGCACGAGCCTGCTGCTATGTGGTTGACACAGTCCAGGGATGCTGTCCTGTGGTCTCTACCATCATCCCTGCAACAGGGAATTATGCAACCCCAGATGTCAGTAGGGCTAAGGCTGAGAGTTTTGCTTCAGGCAAACCCCACCACAGCAGCAATCAGACCTGAAGAGCCTGACAAGTGGCTTTTCAGGTTTTAGCCAGGTTCCTGTCCTCTCTGATCAGGGACCCAGCTCCCCAGGCGCCTTGCTGAGGCAGTCTCCCTTCTTTCATTGACTCTTGTTCGTGTGtacttatgtgtctgtgtctctctccatctctcaggtcCCCAGGTCCTGACTTGGCCTTCTCGACTTCCTGTCCTGACAAGAACAAAGTCCATTTCAACCCGActggctctgccttctgccctgtCAACTTGATCAAGCCCCTCTTCCCCAACATGGGCTTCATCTTCCGTAACTGCCCCGCCAGCCCcagctctcctcttccccctgccAGCCCCAGGGCACCACCTCGGAAGGATCCAGAAGCTTCCAAGGCCTCCTCACTGCCCTTTGAGCCATGGCAGCGCAGCCCACCATCAGAAGAGTCTGTGCTTTTCCAGAGCTCCTTGGTGGTGTgaatcacccacccacccacacacacacacactttaccatGGAGACTAGTGCCTTGGTGGCAAGCTTCTCATTAGCTTCCGGAGCTGGGGGATAGGGGAGCCCTTCCCTCTTGGCCTTTGAGCACTTTCATTTATTGTGTCAAAGCCCCATGTCCTTTGGTGGACATCAGCCCTCCAAAAGGGAGGGCTTACCTTTTCCACTAGTGGCTAGGCAGCTCACTACGCACACTGTGTACCTGCAGCTCCCCGCACTCGATAGAAGGTTTTGAGTCTTCTAGTCTAGGGCGTGAGTTCAGATGACTTACAGGAGGCTCTTGTGGTGGAACAAGTTGGCTGTGACTGAGAGAGGAGATGCTACAGGCTTCCTCACAGCTCCACCTCTAGAGACACAGCGGAGCAGAGCAGATGCCTCCCTCCCTGAGGAGCTGACCAGAATGGTCCTCAGGGCCAGAACACTTGACCAATCAGCTGTTGGCAGGGGACCATGAGATTTCCCAAGTGGCATTTTCATCTCACTTTTACCCTGACTAAAGATTGTCTTAAACAGCATCCCAGCCCAAAGTGGATAGTGGGAAGAGGGAGAGCTGGCGTTCCTTCAGGGGGCATGTAGCAGCTCCATACCTTCCACCTGCCCCAGGGTTGGGTTGGGTTAGAAAAATGCCTATTTTTCTTGTATTAATGTAGAAACTCTATTTTCTCCCAAAGACACTATTTTTGCAGCTATTTGAAGTTTGTATATTTTCCGTACTGCAAAGCTTACACAAAATTGAAGAATGTTAATGTTCAAGTTTTCTTATCTTGTGTttagagggtttttgttgttgttgttgtttttcagatcTTGATGTTTAtagatcaaataaataaatattccagCAGTTTGGGCTTTCTGAATACCTGGGATGGGAGGAGTCGGGTAGAATGGGAGGTATTATACCCACCACCTTAGTCTGTCTTCAAGGAAGGCGCCTCCAGGTAACACACAATGGTCCAGCTGCTGTGTGGACGGGCCTTGCTAGAGCCTCTTCCTGCAGACACACTAGCAGCGGCCCATGACGTCTTGTCTAGAATGGAGGGCATGATGTGTCCTGCAGGTGCATATGAAGTCACCAGGGAAGAGTCTGAAACGTGGACTCGAGCAAGAACGTGAGGGCAGCTGAAGGGAGACAGTTCGACATGGCAGGCACTCCTTGCACTGGCAGGGAATGGCATGCAGCTGGGACAGCATTAAGGTTTTAGCCACCATGCCTATCTATGTCACAGTGAGTACCCAAGGCATAGTTGCCGCCTTGGAGGGGACACAGAAACTGTTCTTGTCCTTTCGTAGCCTCTCAGTTGTAAGAGTTCTTAGACACTTGAGAAAAGTGGGAACCACCATCCCAACATTCTGTTAGGACGCGGAATGTATGAAGCATTTCAGCCAAAGACATTTCCATTCTATTGGGTGGAAGTTTACACTAATGGGCAAAATTacatctgtctcaaaagaccTCAGGAATGACCCTAGGCCACGCTGTCCTAACTACTGTCCATTGGTTTGGTAATCACCAGCCAACCCAAATTAGGGGCTTTAATGAAATGTCATTGAAAATACGACAACCAAgtcggcatggtggcgcacgcctttaatcccagtactcaggaggcagaggcaggtgggtctctgtgaggccagccttgtctacaaagtgagtccaggacagccaaggctgtctcaggggaaaatgaaagaaaaagaaaaaaagaagaaagaggaaatatgaCAACCATTGGATAAGATAAATATAAGGACCACTCTATGAATGAAGAAAGGTCCAAAAGATTAAATAACTTTTTCCAAAAAGATCATACCTAGTTGGGGGGTAAGGATTGGAATCCAGATCACTTCCCAGGTGGTGCTTTCTAACCACAGAACTCTCCTCCTGGTTATTATATTGCCATCGATTTCACATGGGGAAACTCGACCCAGGTCAAGTGAATTGCTTGAGGTCTCGGTTGGTAAATAAAAAGGCAGAAATGGGACCAGAGACTCGCCCGGTTACTGTTTGGCTCCCTAGAAGTAAGTGTCTGATGATCCAGTAGAGTGTGCCAACAGGCAAGAGAGTAATCGTGTGGGATGTCCTCTTTCCAAAAGGAGACACCAAGCAAGGGATAGACCCTATCTTCTCTTAGCCCTCCTCTCCCTGAAAGATGGCTGGCTTGTCCCCAAAGCCTTAGTGAGTCAGGTCCCCAGTGATGGGTGTGGTGCTGCccaacctttccttcctttgccTGAGGCTGTGCCAAAGGAGCTGGGCTGCTAGAAGAGAAAAGCAACCCCAAGGCCCATGGCTGCAAGCAAATTGGGACAATTAACTGGTGGGGGACTTGGTGACCTGGGGTTAATCTTGCTTTGGCAATTCTAGCCAAGAAGGGGGAAACCCAACTATTGGATCAAGGAGGAGCCTAATAATAGGAAAGAGTGTCTTATTTGTGTGGTTGCTTCATCATTTAGTTGGaaggtcttgaaaaaaaattcttagtacttgggagggaaatggggagaaaagggttatGAGTTCAatgtcattctcttttttttttttctcaaaggaaatttaacatctttttttttttttttaagatttatttattatctatacagtattctgcccacacgtgtgcctgcccaccacaagaaggcaccagatctcattacaggtggttgtgaactaccatgtggttgctgggaattgaactcgggaccttcggaagaacagatggtgctcttaacctctgagccatctctccagccccaatgtcaTTCTCTTACATAGCaggttcgaggacagcctgagctacatgagatcctgtcttttttttttttttttttttaaaggcatttcagccgggtgtggtggcgcacacctttaatcccagcccttgggaggcagaggtaggtggatcactgtgagttcgaggccagcctggtctacaaagcgagtccaggacagctaagactacacagagaagccctgtctcggaaaaaaaaacccaaaaaccaaaccaaccaaccaaccaaccaaaaaagcaTTTCAATTGAACTAGAACTTTTCACCTCCAAGAGGTGAGGAAATAAGAGtggagttgggggaaaaaaatgtcatGACTAATACCTTAAACTTGAGCAGCACACTTTACAGTTTATAAAACACACTGGCAAACCTTagctcatttaatcctcacaccATCCAAAGGGCGACAGGGTGGTTATTACTAATTACCCCTCGTTTACAGAGTTGAGAAAACTGTGGCTCGGAATTGAAGTAACACGTGCTGGGCCGCCCCTAAAGTGACAAGAGCCCTGATCTATCACGGAGCCTGCCTAGACGCTCCCTGCCTTGGAGACCTAGTGAAGTTAAGTGCTTGAAGAGGACCCGTACGCATCATCCAGGTCTTGAACGCCCGGTAGACCGGGTTGGAGTCGCTGACGCTGGGCAGAGGCTAGAGGGCGCTCCGGCTCTAAGAAGCGTTCTTGGCGTTAGGACCCAGCCGTGGCCTGACAACTgaccgcaaaaaaaaaaaaaaaaaaaaaaaaaaaaaagactttaattcACTCTCCTGGACTCACCGCCTCTTTCTCCGCCCATATGTCTATTTTCGCTCCGTGTAGCCAATTGATAACATCCACATACTTATACATCATCACTATACGCCGGATCATCTCCTAGGCCTCCCCGCCGAGCTCCAGGTTGTAGGCGTCCTCGGCGTTGCCTGATCGGAAGATCCAGAAGATGAGGCTTTAACCTCGATATGGCTAGCTTTCCTGGCCCCCAGGAATGGAGCCAAGGTCTCAAGGCCTGCTTTCTTTCCTAGAACTCTCCTGCCGGGGCAGGAGGCATTTTCCTCTTGGAAGCTCTGAGCTGGCATTTCTGGAGGTGGCTGCTCGTCCTACGAGCCGCCGGTCGCACGCTGCTCCTATGAGGCCCCTGCCGCCGGCCGGCGATGTCCGCCTGGAGCTTTCGCCTTCGCCGCCGCTACCGCTACCTGCTCTGAGCGGGTCTTCAGCTGACTCGTCCGTGCGTCTCATGGCCGCTAGCAGGTCCCTGGTGCCTGACCGGCTGCGCCTGCCGATTTGCTTCTTGGGTGTCTTTGTCTGCTATTTCTACTATGGGATCCTGCAGGAGAAGATGTGAGCGGACCGTATGGGGGGCAGGAGTGCTAACATCTCCCAGCCAGGGCCGGCACCCAGGCCCCACCGCCCACTTTTACAGCCTGGTTCTTAGGCTTCCTGTGTCTGGTACAGGTTTCCTTCTTCCCCGGCCCGGCCCTCTGACCTTTTTTTGCACTCTGCTATTATCCATTGCGGGCTGAGCATCCTTGTAATTCTAAAATTCCAGGGTGGGCCACTGGATTTTTTTGGGACgcgattctttttcttttctttctttctttttcttttttcctctctttaggTATTTTAACCTTTGTTGATTTCAAGAAAGTTTCGTGAGCTGAGAGccaggtcttttttaaaaaactctcagATGCTAGCAGACCGTTATCTCTTTGCTCTCGgccttgctttatttttcctaCCGCGGATACTTTTGTCCCGCCGTCTGACTTTACTTGTTGCCTCTACCTGAATTCTTTATGGATATTCTTTCCTTAGGCTATGGTATCAGTAGGCTGGAATCAAGTTTCTAGGCTTAAATCAAATCGGACCCTGTGAGTAAATAAGCTCAGTGATCCTTACTAAAGCTAACTACATCCACAAAAGCAGGGTACTTCAAAGCCCTCAGTGTCTCTGAACATACCTGCTGACACCGAGTGGCGCATACTAATGCCTCCTGTCTTTTGTATGTGTTTCCTCTTAGAACAAGAGGAAAGTATGGGGAAGGACCCAAACAGGAGACGTTCACCTTTGCCTTAACTTTGGTTTTCATCCAGTGTGTGATCAATGCTGTCTTTGCCAAGATCTGTGAGTACTTCATCACAATTTGTTGGGTGCACTCTCCTTTCCCCATATTCTGGGCATTAGACCTCAGGGCTTATCTTCAGAAATCTTAAGTTTTCCTTACCTCCGTATCCTTGAGTATTTAAACAGCCTCTCTGCAGTCTGTAAAACCAGTAGCTGTGACATGAGATTAAAATATTAGGCTTCTAAATTATACCAACTTTTGAGTCAAGAATGACTGGCTCTTCTGTATTCTAAATCCCCGTTGAAAATACTTAGGACATTTTCTCCCTTTATCCCTTTGACTTTGCTTTGTGTGTCAGCTTCAAACATGTCTTTGTTCCTTGAACCTACCGGCAGAGCTAAGCCATCCTTTCTCACGCTCAATGAAGCCCTACCTCCACTCTGCATGTGGTCTTGTCAGGCTTAAGGGGAACTGGGGAAATGAATAGTTTTCAGAGATTTCCCAGCTTAAGAGGATAGAAATAGCTGTCTTACGGGACAGGCAGGTTCCTTTTACATGGCTTCAACTTTTGCTTAGTGCTCCCTCCTTGCCCCACCGGGTTTctcttgtatgttttgtttgtttttgttttatttttttgtcttctcCCAGTGATCCAGTTTTTTGACACTGCCAGGGTGGATCGTACTCGGACCTGGCTCTATgctgcctgctctgtctcctATGTGGGCGCCATGGTCTCCAGCAACTCAGCCCTACAGTTTGTCAACTACCCAACTCAGGTGAAATCTCAGGGTGAGAGGAGAGTTGGCTCAGAAATTGTGTGGACAGGACTAAAGGGTCTTCCCTCGGGCCTgggatttaaaaataacaatccTAGAGGGCTAGGGATCGAGCTCAGGTAGGGGAGCCTACGTAGCATGCATGAAGAAGACCTGGGTTTCACCCCAACACagcatgagccaggcatggtgtcacgtGCCTGtcgtcctagcacttgggaggtagaggctggaggatcagaatCAGAGGTTCAAGATCATCTTTAGCTATAGCAGCCTGCAGAAACTATGTTTTAAGAAaaggggtcgggggggggggggggacaggggagaaacaatcatagcagagtatgCTTGAAAAAGAGTGTGGAGTGTGGGGCGTAGATGGTGTACAGGTATGGGTTTGGCCATGATACGGCTGTCTCCTAAGGCCAAGCTCTCTCGTCCAGGCCCAGTGCTAACACACCTTCATGTAGCCCCTGGCGTACTTCCTGGGGCATCACAGATGCCCAGAAGTTATTTGCTCACTTTTATTTCAGGTCCTCGGTAAATCCTGCAAGCCAATCCCAGGTGAGCAAAGAAGATGACCTCCTTCCTCTGGGCccgctcttcctctctctcctagagCTCGGAGTGGCTCTGGGTTATACCATCCCATCAAAGCTCTGTCTAGTGATCTTCCTGTCATCTGTGTCAATTCCCGTGTTGTGTGTAGGCCGAGTGGGAGCCAGAAGCTGACCTTGCCTACTTTGTGTCCTCAGTCATCGTAGTGTCCCCTGTGCTGACATTGCCATCTCGTACCCCGAGTCCCATTTGGGCCGGCAATTTCTTCCTTTCAATGTCTCATCTTTGTCTTGTTCTCCACCCTTGCTGAGGTCCTTCCTGGACCTTTGACTTTTGTCCTCTACCCTTCTCCACCTGTTCATTACTCAAGCCTGTTGCTCAATCATCTTTATCTAGGTGCCAGCCACCTCTCACCCTCTATAGGGCTTCTTAgacatttcttttctccctcactcTTGACATGGCTCTCAGGAAGTGGGGGTTGGGCTCAGTAACACCGTGTATACTCGGATTgtcactgtttttgtttattttcctataGTTATGCTCCTTGGGGTGACCCTCTTGAAGAAGAAGTACCCAGTGGCCAAGTACCTGTGTGTGTTGCTAATTGTGGCTGGCGTGGCTCTTTTCATGTATAAGCCCAAGCAAGTGGTTGGGATAGAAGAGCACACGGTCGGCCTTGGAGAGCTGCTTTTGGTATGCAGTCCTGTTGTGAAGGCAGCCCcagtgaggcaggcaggaagccaaGGGAAGGTGGGCTGTCCCTTGGCTCCTGTTGCTGATCTTTACTACAAGGTCCCTGGCCAATGGCCACAACAGGAAGCCTGAAATACTTAGCGACAGCTAAGCGAGCCCTCCTGGAGAAGAGTGCTCTGAAGTGTGAGCTCAGAGAGACCCAAGAGCCAGGAAGGGAAGGGtggtgtgtgcttccctgggttTTCAGGCACCATGGAAGCTGGACTTGAATGAACAGGAGCTATCGTCTAATACTAGGCCCCGTGCTAGGGCCTTTCACATCCTTACTGATTAACGTTTACAACAGTCTCCTAGCACAGGCAGTGTTCTCTCCATTTTAGAAACGAAACCAAGAGGCTAAGCCACTCGCCCACTGTCACACACCTAAGTGGCAGTCAGGATGCGGGGCCAGGCAGTCTGACCACAGAATCTAGTCTCCGAAGCATAAAGAACGCTAAGTCAGAGAGCCACAGCCTGTTCAGTCCCCACGCACCAGCTTGCTGGCTTTGACATTGAGCAGTGGTGGGCTTCCTGCCCTACTCTGACTGCAGACCCTTCATGACACAGTTTGTCAGTCCAGTGCCTGCCAGAaggaaggctagcctggtctctcTACCCGCTACACTTGACCACAGGCAGCTTTAGCTCTGAGGACTGTGTCTTAAGGTAGCCGCAGCTTTTTGAAGTCCCTGAGAGGAGAGCTCGAGTCCTGGCTTAGGGAGGGGAGAGCTCGTGTCCTGGCTTAGGGAGGGCCCTGCTGGCCAGCTCATGGCCGCTGCTCCGTCTCCTTTCCCAGCTCTCGTCCCTGACCCTGGATGGACTGACGGGTGTCTCCCAGGACCACATGCGGGCTCATTACCAGACAGGCTCCAACCACATGATGCTCCACATCAACCTCTGGTCCACGTTGCTGCTCGGCGCTGGTAAGGAGCCCTTCTGCTGTTCCGTGCACAGATCCCCAGAGGGCAGCCTGCTCTCATCAGTCAGCCCAGCTCCGCTGCCAGGTGCTAACTCTGTGCAGGCCAAGGGCCTGACTTGGTTCCAATCTGGCCTTCTATCCAAGGCTTGAGAGACCTTCCTGGAAAGACCTGTGCTGGCAGCTCCTCTCCTCACCCTGTGACTAACACCATAGGGTAGGCGTGTTCCCGATGTCATGAGAAGATAGGTGGTGTCTAGGAACATTCTTTCTCACAAGGCAAATGAGGCTGAGTATAGTGCTGGCCAACTTACAAGTTCACTGAATGTACACTAGTGAGAAGGCCTTTGCTTTGGAATCAGTGATTGCTAACTTTCTCAGCTTTGAGCACATGAAGAAAGTATTCTTCGTGTAGCATGCTGGGCTTCATGGAGAAGATTCTTGGTGGCTGGAGGTGACCAATTGCATGAGCTTCCTTGAGCTGGAGACTCACGGGTTGCTGTGTCTGCGGCATCTGAGGAGCTCTGCATTTACTCACTGCTCTTAATTGCTGGCTTTGgtctttagttttagttttgttttctgaggcattttctcagtctaGTTCAgggtagcctagaactcacaatcctttcgtctcagcttcccaaattctgagattataAGCATAAGCCAAACATATCCAACACCAGTCACCGATAGAAGCAAATCATTGACCTCATAGGCTTTCTTAGACGATCAAGTTTGTTTCTGTAACTAGACAAGAGTTTGAGAAAGATGCATACCAGGCCAGAATAAACTCCACAGATGGTTCCTCACCCAGCCTCCCTCATGGTATTTAAGCAGGCTGCATGCAGGTGTGGGTTAGCATAAGATGGGCTGTTcacctattgatttttttttttttttttaatttttattttagggatCCTGTTCACTGGGGAGCTCTGGGAATTCTTGAGCTTTGCTGAGCGGTACCCAACCATCATCTATAACATCCTGCTCTTCGGCCTGACCAGTGCCCTGGGTCAGGTGAGTTCCTTGGAGGAGGCAGCCTGGCTTCCCTCCTGTGTTGTTCGGAGAGCCTGGCTGGGAGCAGAGGGACAGCCCCGGTGTCTGTCCTGACTCTCACGGCAGTGCTCAGGGGTCTCACGGACCTTTCTCCTTCTAGAGCTTTATCTTCATGACAGTTGTGTATTTCGGTCCCCTGACCTGCTCCATCATCACCACAACACGGAAGTTCTTCACCATCTTGGCTTCTGTGGTCCTCTTTGCTAACCCCATCAGCTCCATGCAGTGGGTGGGCACCGTGCTGGTGTTCCTGGGTGAGTTCCAGCAACAGCAAGTTCTCCAGGGGCCACAGAGGGGAAATGGCAGGCTTAGCTTGTTATTTTAGAGATGTACCTAACCGAGAAAAGGATGCGTTGT includes these proteins:
- the Slc35b1 gene encoding solute carrier family 35 member B1 isoform X1; translation: MEPRSQGLLSFLELSCRGRRHFPLGSSELAFLEVAARPTSRRSHAAPMRPLPPAGDVRLELSPSPPLPLPALSGSSADSSVRLMAASRSLVPDRLRLPICFLGVFVCYFYYGILQEKITRGKYGEGPKQETFTFALTLVFIQCVINAVFAKILIQFFDTARVDRTRTWLYAACSVSYVGAMVSSNSALQFVNYPTQVLGKSCKPIPVMLLGVTLLKKKYPVAKYLCVLLIVAGVALFMYKPKQVVGIEEHTVGLGELLLLSSLTLDGLTGVSQDHMRAHYQTGSNHMMLHINLWSTLLLGAGILFTGELWEFLSFAERYPTIIYNILLFGLTSALGQSFIFMTVVYFGPLTCSIITTTRKFFTILASVVLFANPISSMQWVGTVLVFLGLGLDAKFGKGTKKTSH
- the Slc35b1 gene encoding solute carrier family 35 member B1 isoform X2 yields the protein MVSSNSALQFVNYPTQVLGKSCKPIPVMLLGVTLLKKKYPVAKYLCVLLIVAGVALFMYKPKQVVGIEEHTVGLGELLLLSSLTLDGLTGVSQDHMRAHYQTGSNHMMLHINLWSTLLLGAGILFTGELWEFLSFAERYPTIIYNILLFGLTSALGQSFIFMTVVYFGPLTCSIITTTRKFFTILASVVLFANPISSMQWVGTVLVFLGLGLDAKFGKGTKKTSH